One Streptomyces sp. NBC_00102 DNA segment encodes these proteins:
- the nuoH gene encoding NADH-quinone oxidoreductase subunit NuoH, with translation MNSLAHLATAPGGSPLAAEDLSMFGTDPWWLVVVKAVFCFAFLMVTVLFAIVWERKVVAWMQLRIGPNRNGPWGLLQSLADGVKLMLKEDLIVKRADRVVYVLAPVVAAIPAFMAIAVIPFGPSGNEVSIFGHRTTMQLTDLPIAMLYILAVASVGIYGIVLAGWSSGSTYPLLGGLRSCAQMISYEIAMGAAFASVFLYSGSMSTSKIVEAQHDRWFIILLPVSFIIYIVTMVGETNRAPFDMPESEGDLVGGFNTEYSSIKFAMFMLAEYVNMVTVSAVSATLFLGGWRAPYPISTFWEGANHGWWPMLWFVVKVQLLLFFFIWLRGSLPRVRYDQLMKLGWKVLIPVSVVWLMLVATVRAMNNEGYDFSKIVLYVAGAVIAVLLISFLADFFRDRKGREEEAKAGPPPGFDPMAGGFPVPPLPGQALPPVPRRTPRRERELVVSGGPDTQSDGIASDGKEADRV, from the coding sequence GTGAACAGCCTCGCTCACCTGGCCACGGCACCCGGCGGCAGTCCGCTGGCCGCCGAGGACCTCTCGATGTTCGGCACCGACCCCTGGTGGCTGGTGGTCGTCAAGGCGGTCTTCTGCTTCGCGTTCCTCATGGTGACCGTGCTCTTCGCGATCGTCTGGGAGCGAAAAGTCGTCGCCTGGATGCAGCTGCGCATCGGCCCCAACCGGAACGGCCCCTGGGGCCTGCTCCAGTCGCTCGCCGACGGCGTCAAGCTGATGCTGAAGGAAGACCTGATCGTCAAGCGCGCCGACCGGGTCGTCTACGTCCTCGCGCCGGTCGTCGCGGCCATCCCGGCGTTCATGGCGATCGCCGTGATCCCGTTCGGCCCGTCCGGCAACGAGGTGTCGATCTTCGGCCACCGCACGACGATGCAGCTCACCGACCTGCCGATCGCGATGCTCTACATCCTCGCGGTCGCCTCGGTCGGCATCTACGGCATCGTCCTCGCCGGCTGGTCCTCCGGCTCGACCTACCCGCTCCTCGGCGGTCTCCGGTCCTGCGCCCAGATGATCAGCTACGAGATCGCGATGGGCGCCGCGTTCGCCTCGGTCTTCCTCTACTCCGGGTCGATGTCGACCTCGAAGATCGTGGAAGCCCAGCACGACCGCTGGTTCATCATCCTGCTGCCGGTCTCGTTCATCATCTACATCGTCACGATGGTCGGCGAGACCAACCGCGCCCCGTTCGACATGCCGGAGTCCGAGGGCGACCTCGTCGGCGGCTTCAACACCGAGTACTCGTCGATCAAGTTCGCGATGTTCATGCTCGCCGAGTACGTGAACATGGTGACGGTCTCCGCGGTCTCCGCGACCCTCTTCCTGGGCGGCTGGCGGGCCCCGTACCCGATCAGCACCTTCTGGGAGGGCGCGAACCACGGCTGGTGGCCGATGCTCTGGTTCGTCGTCAAGGTCCAGCTGCTCCTCTTCTTCTTCATCTGGCTGCGCGGCTCGCTGCCCCGCGTCCGCTACGACCAGCTGATGAAGCTCGGCTGGAAGGTCCTCATCCCGGTCTCCGTGGTCTGGCTGATGCTGGTCGCCACCGTGCGCGCCATGAACAACGAGGGGTACGACTTCTCGAAGATCGTGCTGTACGTGGCCGGCGCCGTGATCGCCGTACTGCTGATCTCCTTCCTGGCCGACTTCTTCCGCGACCGCAAGGGCCGCGAGGAGGAGGCGAAGGCGGGCCCGCCGCCCGGGTTCGACCCGATGGCGGGCGGGTTCCCCGTACCGCCGCTGCCCGGACAGGCCTTGCCGCCCGTTCCCCGGCGCACCCCGCGCCGCGAGCGGGAGCTCGTTGTCAGTGGTGGACCCGATACTCAGAGTGACGGAATCGCGAGTGACGGAAAGGAGGCCGACCGTGTCTGA
- a CDS encoding NADH-quinone oxidoreductase subunit G, whose protein sequence is MTVTTSAPSGGGQAAVPPEDLVTLTIDGIETRVPKGTLVIRAAEELGIEIPRFCDHPLLDPAGACRQCIVEVEGQRKPMASCTITCTDGMVVKSQLTSPVAEKAQKGVMELLLINHPLDCPVCDKGGECPLQNQAMSHGDAESRFEGRKRTYEKPVPISTQVLLDRERCVLCARCTRFSNQVAGDPMIELIERGALQQVGIGEGDPFESYFSGNTIQICPVGALTSAAYRFRSRPFDLVSSPSVCEHCAGGCATRTDHRRGKVMRRLAANDPEVNEEWLCDKGRFGFRYAQQRDRLTTPLVRNADGVLEPASWPEALAAAAAGLAAARGRAGVLTGGRLTVEDAYAYSKFARVALDTNDIDFRARVHSGEEADFLAARVAGRGHDLDGEGVTYTSLEKASAVLLAGFESEEEAPGVFLRLRKAHRKHGQRTWALASHATRGLEKTGGTLLPAAPGTETEWLDALAGGVGLDEAGAAAAEALRGENSVIVVGERLAGVPGALTAVLRTATATGADLVWIPRRAGERGALEAGALPTLLPGGRPATDPHARREVAALWGLADLPARHGRDTSQILGAAATGELGALLVAGVEPRDLPDPAAALTALDEVGFLVSLELRPSEVTDRADVVLPVAAVAEKSGTFLNWEGRARMFEAALKPEQMTRTLAPTDGRVLHMLADALDVHLGLPDLAAARRELDRLGGWTGGHASVPREIGRPLPRPGDGEAILAGHRMLLDLGKLQEGDEALAGTRHAAVARLSAHTAAETGVKDGDLLAVSGPAGSVELPLRITEMPDRVVWVPLNSTGRGVPAQTGARPGGLVRIGAATTAAPADSPEVRA, encoded by the coding sequence ATGACAGTCACCACGAGTGCGCCCTCCGGGGGCGGACAGGCGGCCGTACCGCCGGAAGACCTCGTCACGCTGACCATCGACGGCATCGAGACCAGAGTCCCCAAGGGGACCCTCGTCATCCGCGCCGCCGAGGAACTCGGCATCGAGATCCCCCGGTTCTGCGACCACCCGCTCCTCGACCCGGCCGGAGCCTGCCGCCAGTGCATCGTCGAGGTGGAGGGCCAGCGCAAGCCGATGGCCTCCTGCACCATCACCTGCACCGACGGCATGGTCGTCAAGTCGCAGCTCACCTCGCCCGTCGCCGAGAAGGCCCAGAAGGGTGTGATGGAGCTGCTGCTCATCAACCACCCGCTGGACTGCCCGGTCTGCGACAAGGGCGGCGAGTGTCCGCTCCAGAACCAGGCGATGTCGCACGGCGACGCCGAATCCCGGTTCGAGGGACGGAAGCGGACGTACGAGAAGCCCGTCCCGATCTCCACCCAGGTGCTGCTGGACCGTGAACGCTGCGTGCTCTGCGCACGGTGCACCCGGTTCTCCAACCAGGTGGCGGGCGACCCGATGATCGAGCTGATCGAGCGCGGCGCGCTCCAGCAGGTCGGCATCGGCGAGGGCGACCCCTTCGAGTCGTACTTCTCCGGCAACACCATCCAGATCTGCCCGGTCGGGGCGCTCACCTCGGCGGCGTACCGCTTCCGCTCGCGCCCCTTCGACCTGGTCTCCTCGCCCTCGGTCTGCGAGCACTGCGCGGGCGGCTGCGCCACCCGCACCGACCACCGGCGCGGCAAGGTCATGCGCCGCCTCGCGGCCAACGACCCCGAGGTCAACGAAGAGTGGCTGTGCGACAAGGGACGCTTCGGCTTCCGCTACGCCCAGCAGCGCGACCGGCTCACCACCCCGCTGGTCCGCAATGCCGACGGCGTCCTCGAACCGGCGTCCTGGCCGGAGGCGCTCGCCGCCGCCGCGGCGGGACTCGCCGCCGCACGCGGCCGGGCCGGGGTACTCACCGGCGGCCGGCTCACCGTCGAGGACGCCTACGCGTACAGCAAGTTCGCGCGGGTCGCCCTGGACACCAACGACATCGACTTCCGGGCCCGGGTCCACAGCGGCGAGGAGGCCGACTTCCTGGCCGCCCGCGTCGCAGGACGCGGCCACGACCTGGACGGCGAGGGAGTCACCTACACCTCGCTGGAGAAGGCGTCCGCGGTCCTGCTCGCCGGATTCGAGTCCGAGGAGGAGGCGCCCGGCGTCTTCCTCCGGCTCCGCAAGGCCCACCGCAAGCACGGCCAGCGGACCTGGGCCCTCGCCTCGCACGCCACCCGCGGGCTGGAGAAGACGGGCGGCACCCTGCTGCCGGCCGCCCCCGGCACCGAGACCGAGTGGCTGGACGCGCTCGCCGGAGGCGTCGGACTCGACGAGGCCGGAGCGGCCGCCGCCGAAGCGCTGCGCGGCGAGAACTCCGTCATCGTGGTCGGCGAACGGCTCGCCGGGGTCCCCGGCGCGCTGACCGCCGTCCTGCGCACCGCCACCGCCACCGGCGCCGACCTGGTGTGGATTCCGCGCCGGGCCGGGGAGCGCGGGGCGCTGGAGGCCGGGGCCCTGCCGACCCTGCTGCCCGGTGGCCGCCCGGCCACCGACCCGCACGCCCGCCGGGAGGTCGCCGCCCTCTGGGGCCTCGCCGACCTGCCGGCCCGCCACGGCCGCGACACGAGTCAGATCCTCGGCGCCGCCGCCACCGGCGAACTCGGCGCCCTGCTCGTCGCGGGCGTCGAACCCCGCGACCTGCCGGACCCGGCGGCCGCCCTGACCGCGCTGGACGAGGTCGGCTTCCTCGTCTCGCTGGAGCTGCGGCCCAGCGAGGTCACCGACCGCGCCGACGTGGTGCTGCCGGTGGCCGCCGTCGCCGAGAAGTCCGGCACCTTCCTCAACTGGGAAGGCCGCGCCAGGATGTTCGAGGCGGCGCTCAAGCCCGAGCAGATGACCCGTACCCTCGCGCCGACCGACGGCCGGGTGCTGCACATGCTGGCCGACGCCCTCGACGTCCACCTCGGACTGCCCGACCTGGCCGCCGCCCGCCGCGAGCTCGACCGGCTCGGCGGCTGGACCGGCGGCCACGCGAGCGTCCCGAGGGAGATCGGGCGCCCGCTGCCCCGGCCCGGCGACGGCGAGGCGATCCTCGCCGGCCACCGCATGCTGCTCGACCTCGGCAAGCTCCAGGAAGGCGACGAGGCCCTCGCCGGTACGCGGCACGCCGCCGTCGCCCGGCTCTCGGCGCACACCGCGGCCGAGACCGGGGTGAAGGACGGGGACCTGCTCGCCGTCTCCGGCCCGGCCGGCAGCGTCGAACTCCCGCTGCGGATCACCGAGATGCCGGACCGGGTGGTCTGGGTACCGCTCAACTCCACCGGACGCGGCGTCCCGGCGCAGACCGGCGCCCGCCCCGGCGGCCTGGTCCGCATCGGCGCCGCCACCACCGCAGCCCCCGCAGACTCACCGGAGGTGCGAGCGTGA
- the nuoF gene encoding NADH-quinone oxidoreductase subunit NuoF, translating to MTLAAEIDRNGTSPEKLLAPVLSAHWDEAEPWTLESYRRHDGYEGLRKALAMSPDDLIAYVKDSGLRGRGGAGFPTGMKWQFIPQGDGKPHYLVVNADESEPGTCKDIPLLFANPHSLIEGIVIACYAIRSSHAFIYLRGEVVPVLRRLHEAVREAYAAGYLGKDALGPGLDLELTVHAGAGAYICGEETALLDSLEGRRGQPRLRPPFPAVAGLYACPTVVNNVESIASVPAILQRGKDWFKSMGSEKSPGFTLYSLSGHVTGPGQYEAPLGITLRQLLDMSGGIRAGHRLKFWTPGGSSTPMFTDEHLDVPLDYEGVGAAGSMLGTKALQCFDETTCVVRAVTRWTEFYAHESCGKCTPCREGTYWLVQLLRDIEAGKGRPGDLDKLGDIADNINGKSFCALGDGAASPIFSSLKYFRDEYEQHITGKGCPFDPAKSTLWADDADDQDDRDAHRGVNA from the coding sequence ATGACCTTGGCAGCCGAGATCGACAGGAACGGGACCAGTCCCGAGAAGCTCCTCGCCCCGGTCCTCTCCGCCCACTGGGACGAAGCGGAACCCTGGACGCTGGAGAGCTACCGCCGACACGACGGGTACGAGGGCCTGCGCAAGGCCCTCGCCATGTCGCCGGACGACCTCATCGCGTACGTCAAGGACTCCGGTCTGCGCGGACGCGGCGGCGCCGGCTTCCCCACCGGGATGAAGTGGCAGTTCATCCCGCAGGGCGACGGCAAGCCGCACTACCTCGTCGTCAACGCCGACGAGTCGGAGCCCGGCACCTGCAAGGACATCCCGCTCCTCTTCGCCAACCCGCACAGCCTCATCGAGGGCATCGTGATCGCCTGCTACGCGATCCGCTCCTCGCACGCCTTCATCTACCTGCGCGGCGAGGTCGTCCCCGTCCTGCGGCGGCTGCACGAAGCCGTGCGCGAGGCGTACGCGGCCGGATACCTCGGCAAGGACGCGCTCGGGCCCGGGCTCGACCTCGAACTGACCGTGCACGCGGGCGCCGGGGCGTACATCTGCGGCGAGGAGACCGCGCTGCTCGACTCCCTCGAAGGACGGCGCGGCCAGCCCCGGCTGCGGCCCCCCTTCCCCGCGGTCGCCGGTCTGTACGCCTGCCCCACCGTGGTGAACAACGTGGAGTCCATCGCCTCGGTTCCCGCGATCCTCCAGCGCGGCAAGGACTGGTTCAAGTCGATGGGCAGCGAGAAGTCCCCGGGCTTCACGCTCTACTCGCTCAGCGGCCACGTCACCGGCCCCGGCCAGTACGAGGCCCCGCTCGGCATCACGCTCCGCCAGCTGCTCGACATGAGCGGCGGCATCCGCGCCGGGCACCGCCTCAAGTTCTGGACCCCGGGCGGCTCGTCCACCCCGATGTTCACCGACGAACACCTCGACGTCCCCCTCGACTACGAGGGCGTCGGCGCCGCCGGCTCCATGCTCGGCACCAAGGCGCTCCAGTGCTTCGACGAGACGACCTGCGTGGTGCGGGCCGTCACCCGGTGGACCGAGTTCTACGCCCACGAGTCCTGCGGCAAGTGCACGCCGTGTCGCGAAGGCACCTACTGGCTCGTCCAGTTGCTCCGCGACATCGAAGCGGGCAAGGGCCGCCCCGGCGACCTCGACAAGCTGGGCGACATCGCCGACAACATCAACGGCAAGTCCTTCTGCGCGCTGGGCGACGGAGCCGCCTCGCCGATCTTCTCGTCGCTGAAGTACTTCCGCGACGAGTACGAGCAGCACATCACCGGCAAGGGCTGCCCCTTCGACCCCGCGAAGTCGACCCTCTGGGCCGACGACGCCGACGACCAGGACGACCGAGACGCTCACCGGGGGGTGAACGCATGA
- the nuoE gene encoding NADH-quinone oxidoreductase subunit NuoE: protein MPQLPAPAYPDDVRARLEADAREVIARYPDSRSALLPLLHLVQSEEGYVSRTGMALCAELLGLTTAEVTAVATFYTMYRRKPSGDYQVGVCTNTLCAVMGGDAIFDRLKTHLGVGNDETTEDGKVTLEHIECNAACDFAPVVMVNWEFFDNQTPESATKLVDDLIAGRTVEPTRGAPICSYKETARILAGFPDERPGAVAASGGAGPASLAGLRLAKGETAPGRRVVSQRKDVPAGQTHDPSPTEHLSSHDAPQQTAASDPDNPAGPAAEEGE from the coding sequence ATGCCGCAGCTCCCCGCCCCCGCCTACCCCGACGACGTACGGGCCCGGCTCGAAGCGGACGCGCGGGAGGTGATCGCCCGCTACCCCGACAGCCGCTCCGCGCTGCTGCCGCTGCTCCACCTCGTCCAGTCCGAGGAGGGGTACGTCTCCCGTACGGGCATGGCCCTCTGCGCCGAACTCCTCGGGCTCACCACGGCGGAGGTCACGGCGGTCGCGACCTTCTACACGATGTACCGGCGCAAGCCGAGCGGCGACTACCAGGTCGGCGTCTGCACCAACACCCTCTGCGCGGTCATGGGCGGCGACGCCATCTTCGACCGGCTCAAGACGCACCTGGGCGTCGGCAACGACGAGACCACCGAGGACGGCAAGGTCACCCTCGAACACATCGAGTGCAACGCGGCCTGCGACTTCGCACCCGTCGTGATGGTGAACTGGGAGTTCTTCGACAACCAGACCCCCGAGAGCGCGACGAAGCTCGTCGACGACCTCATCGCTGGGCGGACCGTCGAACCCACCCGGGGCGCCCCGATCTGCTCGTACAAGGAAACGGCCCGCATCCTCGCCGGGTTCCCCGACGAACGCCCCGGCGCGGTCGCCGCGAGCGGCGGCGCCGGACCCGCCTCCCTGGCCGGGCTCCGCCTCGCCAAGGGCGAGACCGCCCCCGGGCGCCGGGTCGTCTCCCAGCGCAAGGACGTACCCGCGGGCCAGACGCACGATCCCTCGCCGACCGAGCACCTCAGCTCGCACGACGCACCGCAGCAGACCGCGGCCTCCGACCCGGACAACCCGGCCGGACCCGCAGCCGAGGAGGGGGAGTGA
- a CDS encoding NADH-quinone oxidoreductase subunit D, whose translation MTTSHATPRDTTEGTVYTVTGGDWDEVVEAAVKSDDERIIVNMGPQHPSTHGVLRLILEIDGETVTEARCGIGYLHTGIEKNLEFRNWTQGTTFVTRMDYLTPFFNETAYCLGVEKLLGIEDQIPDRASVLRVLLMELNRISSHLVCIATGGMELGSTTIMIYGFRDRELILDLFELITGLRMNHAFVRPGGLAQDLPPGAIDQIRSFITTMKRNLPEYDKLATGNPIFKARMEDVGYLDLTGCVALGATGPVLRSAGLPHDLRKTDPYCGYENYEFDVPTADTCDSYGRFLIRLEEMRQSLRIVEQCLDRLAPGPVMVADKKIAWPAQLALGPDGLGNSLEHIKKIMGTSMEALIHHFKLVTEGFRVPAGQAYIAVESPKGELGVHVVSDGGTRPYRVHFRDPSFTNLQAMAAMCEGGQVADVIVAVASIDPVMGGVDR comes from the coding sequence ATGACCACTTCCCACGCAACGCCCCGCGACACGACCGAGGGGACTGTATATACAGTCACCGGCGGCGACTGGGACGAGGTCGTCGAGGCGGCCGTGAAGTCCGACGACGAACGCATCATCGTCAACATGGGGCCGCAGCACCCGTCCACGCACGGAGTGCTGCGGCTGATCCTGGAGATCGACGGCGAGACCGTCACCGAGGCCCGCTGCGGCATCGGCTACCTCCACACCGGCATCGAGAAGAACCTCGAATTCCGGAACTGGACCCAGGGCACCACGTTCGTCACGCGCATGGACTACCTGACGCCGTTCTTCAACGAGACGGCGTACTGCCTCGGCGTCGAGAAGCTCCTCGGCATCGAGGACCAGATCCCCGACCGCGCCAGCGTGCTCCGTGTGCTGCTGATGGAACTGAACCGGATCTCCTCGCACCTGGTGTGCATCGCCACCGGCGGCATGGAGCTCGGCTCGACCACCATCATGATCTACGGGTTCCGCGACCGTGAACTGATCCTGGACCTCTTCGAGCTGATCACCGGGCTCCGGATGAACCACGCGTTCGTCCGCCCCGGCGGACTCGCCCAGGACCTGCCCCCCGGCGCGATCGACCAGATCCGCTCCTTCATCACCACCATGAAGCGGAACCTGCCGGAGTACGACAAGCTCGCCACCGGCAACCCGATCTTCAAGGCGCGCATGGAGGACGTCGGCTACCTCGACCTCACCGGCTGCGTCGCGCTCGGCGCCACCGGCCCGGTCCTGCGCTCCGCCGGACTCCCGCACGACCTGCGCAAGACCGACCCGTACTGCGGCTACGAGAACTACGAGTTCGACGTGCCGACCGCCGACACCTGCGACTCCTACGGCCGCTTCCTCATCCGCCTGGAAGAGATGCGCCAGTCGCTGCGGATCGTCGAGCAGTGCCTGGACCGGCTGGCACCCGGCCCGGTCATGGTCGCCGACAAGAAGATCGCCTGGCCCGCGCAGCTCGCGCTCGGACCGGACGGACTCGGCAACTCGCTCGAACACATCAAGAAGATCATGGGCACCTCCATGGAGGCCCTGATCCACCACTTCAAGCTGGTGACCGAGGGGTTCCGGGTCCCCGCCGGGCAGGCGTACATCGCGGTCGAGTCGCCCAAGGGCGAACTCGGCGTGCACGTCGTCTCCGACGGCGGCACCCGCCCCTACCGGGTCCACTTCCGCGACCCGTCCTTCACCAACCTCCAGGCCATGGCGGCGATGTGCGAGGGCGGCCAGGTGGCCGACGTCATCGTCGCCGTCGCGTCCATCGACCCCGTGATGGGAGGCGTCGACCGGTGA
- a CDS encoding NADH-quinone oxidoreductase subunit C, whose translation MSDNPSGGNGAAAEGQNGANGQNGANGQNGANGQNGANGQNANGQNGTHGQNADAANGANGSALPAPRGDGGEVIRVRKGMFGANNGGDTSGYGGLVRTVRLPHASARPYGGWFDEVADELEGALDEQGLVPENAIERTVVDRGELTFHIAREHLVTVARTLRDDPALRFELCTGVSGVHFLGDQGRELHAVYHLRSLTHGRLIRLEVSAPDSDPHVPSLVAVYPTNDWHEREAYDFFGLVFDGHPALTRIMMPDDWQGFPQRKDYPLGGIAVEYKGAQIPAPDQRRSYS comes from the coding sequence GTGAGCGACAACCCCAGCGGCGGCAACGGCGCCGCCGCCGAAGGCCAAAACGGCGCGAACGGCCAAAACGGCGCGAACGGCCAAAACGGCGCGAACGGCCAAAACGGCGCGAACGGCCAGAACGCGAACGGCCAGAACGGCACCCACGGCCAGAACGCCGATGCGGCCAACGGCGCCAACGGCAGCGCCCTTCCCGCCCCCCGGGGCGACGGCGGCGAGGTCATCCGCGTACGGAAGGGGATGTTCGGCGCCAACAACGGCGGCGACACCTCCGGTTACGGCGGACTCGTCCGGACGGTACGGCTGCCGCACGCGAGCGCCCGCCCGTACGGCGGCTGGTTCGACGAGGTGGCCGACGAGCTCGAAGGCGCCCTGGACGAGCAGGGGCTCGTACCCGAGAACGCCATCGAGCGGACCGTGGTCGACCGTGGCGAGCTGACCTTCCACATCGCGCGCGAGCACCTGGTGACCGTGGCCCGCACCCTGCGCGACGACCCGGCGCTCCGCTTCGAGCTCTGCACCGGCGTCAGCGGGGTCCACTTCCTCGGCGACCAGGGCCGCGAGCTGCACGCCGTGTACCACCTGCGGTCCCTCACCCACGGCCGGCTGATCCGGCTGGAGGTGTCCGCGCCCGACAGCGACCCGCACGTCCCGTCGCTGGTCGCGGTCTACCCGACCAACGACTGGCACGAGCGCGAGGCGTACGACTTCTTCGGGCTCGTCTTCGACGGGCACCCCGCGCTCACCCGGATCATGATGCCGGACGACTGGCAGGGCTTCCCGCAGCGCAAGGACTATCCGCTCGGCGGCATCGCCGTCGAGTACAAGGGCGCCCAGATCCCGGCTCCGGACCAGCGGAGGTCGTACTCCTGA
- a CDS encoding NADH-quinone oxidoreductase subunit B family protein: MGLEEKLPSGFVLTTVEQAAGWVRKSSVFPATFGLACCAIEMMTTGAGRYDLARFGMEVFRGSPRQADLMIVAGRVSQKMAPVLRQVYDQMPNPKWVISMGVCASSGGMFNNYAIVQGVDHIVPVDIYLPGCPPRPEMLMDAILKLHQKIQGSKLGVNAEEAAREAEEAALKALPLIEMKGLLR; this comes from the coding sequence ATGGGACTCGAAGAGAAACTGCCAAGTGGCTTCGTACTGACCACTGTCGAGCAGGCCGCCGGATGGGTACGGAAGTCCTCGGTCTTCCCCGCCACCTTCGGTCTCGCCTGTTGCGCCATCGAGATGATGACGACCGGAGCCGGGCGGTACGACCTCGCCCGCTTCGGGATGGAGGTCTTCCGGGGGTCGCCGCGTCAGGCGGACCTGATGATCGTCGCCGGGCGGGTCAGTCAGAAGATGGCGCCCGTGCTGCGGCAGGTCTACGACCAGATGCCGAATCCCAAGTGGGTAATTTCCATGGGGGTTTGCGCTTCATCGGGCGGTATGTTCAACAATTACGCCATTGTTCAGGGTGTTGACCACATCGTCCCCGTCGATATCTATTTGCCGGGGTGCCCGCCGCGTCCCGAGATGCTGATGGACGCCATCCTCAAGCTCCACCAGAAGATCCAGGGCTCCAAGCTCGGGGTCAACGCGGAGGAAGCCGCCCGCGAGGCGGAGGAGGCGGCCCTCAAGGCGCTCCCCCTGATCGAGATGAAGGGGCTCCTCCGGTGA
- a CDS encoding NADH-quinone oxidoreductase subunit A has translation MNAYAPILVLGALGAGFAIFSVVMATLIGPKRYNRAKLEAYECGIEPTPTPAGGGRFPIKYYLTAMLFIVFDIEIVFLYPWAVTFDALGMFGLVEMLLFVLTVFVAYAYVWRRGGLEWD, from the coding sequence GTGAATGCCTACGCGCCCATCCTCGTGCTCGGCGCCCTCGGGGCAGGGTTTGCGATCTTCTCCGTGGTCATGGCCACGCTTATCGGCCCCAAGCGCTACAACCGGGCAAAGCTCGAAGCGTACGAGTGCGGCATCGAACCCACTCCGACTCCCGCCGGTGGCGGTCGCTTCCCCATCAAGTACTACCTGACGGCGATGCTCTTCATCGTCTTCGACATCGAGATCGTCTTCCTCTATCCCTGGGCCGTCACCTTCGACGCCCTGGGGATGTTCGGGCTCGTGGAGATGTTGCTCTTCGTGCTCACCGTCTTCGTCGCCTACGCGTACGTGTGGCGGCGCGGCGGCCTGGAATGGGACTGA
- a CDS encoding C40 family peptidase yields the protein MSHTAHIPSHRKPRQRSSRTTLRAGVAGGVLSTIAVAGAAGPAQAEPVTQTIEMPTITAGLSTAVAASVQATQQVAADLETRASEDAAAESASKAAAKAKAEAVRKAEAKKKAEAAAKAEAEAKAEAAERASRSAARTTLSSSSGSSTTATTLSATSSSSSSVSGSAAAVVAFAKAQVGDAYVSGGTGPNSWDCSGLVQAAYASVGVSLPRVSQDQSVAGTQVSLSNLQPGDILYWGSAGSAYHVAIYVGDGQFVGAQNSSTGTVQRDLSYDQPTGAVRVL from the coding sequence ATGTCCCACACCGCTCACATACCCAGCCACCGGAAGCCCCGTCAGCGTTCGTCCAGGACGACGCTCCGGGCCGGAGTTGCCGGTGGCGTGCTCAGCACCATCGCGGTCGCAGGCGCAGCCGGCCCCGCGCAGGCCGAGCCGGTGACCCAGACCATCGAGATGCCCACCATCACGGCCGGGCTCTCCACCGCCGTCGCCGCCTCCGTACAGGCCACGCAGCAGGTCGCCGCCGACCTCGAGACGCGTGCGTCCGAGGACGCCGCGGCCGAGAGCGCTTCGAAGGCCGCCGCCAAGGCCAAGGCCGAGGCGGTCCGCAAGGCCGAGGCCAAGAAGAAGGCCGAGGCGGCCGCGAAGGCGGAGGCCGAGGCCAAGGCGGAGGCCGCCGAGCGCGCCTCCCGCAGCGCCGCGCGCACCACGCTCAGCTCCTCCTCCGGCTCGTCCACCACCGCGACGACCCTCTCCGCCACCTCGTCGTCCTCGTCGAGCGTCTCGGGCTCCGCCGCCGCGGTGGTCGCCTTCGCCAAGGCGCAGGTCGGCGACGCGTACGTCTCCGGCGGCACCGGCCCGAACTCGTGGGACTGCTCGGGCCTGGTCCAGGCCGCGTACGCCTCGGTCGGCGTCAGCCTGCCGCGCGTCTCCCAGGACCAGTCGGTGGCCGGTACGCAGGTTTCGCTGAGCAACCTCCAGCCCGGCGACATCCTCTACTGGGGCAGCGCGGGCAGCGCGTACCACGTGGCGATCTACGTGGGCGACGGCCAGTTCGTCGGCGCGCAGAACTCCAGCACCGGCACGGTCCAGCGCGACCTCTCCTACGACCAGCCGACGGGCGCGGTCCGGGTTCTCTGA